The genomic segment CTGGTCATGGTTATTATGGATTCTAGGGATTGAAGCCTGTACCGATTATGGAACAACTGTGAACAGTTTTCAAAAGAATGAAAATTGCGTGGAGTTTATCTTTGAGGTCGATGATACAGGAGTCGGCATTCCCAAAGATAAACAAGAAACTGTTTTTGATAATTACGCCCAAATCAAGGAGACATCAGCTGGAAAAGAGGGCACGGGCCTCGGACTTGGTATCGTTCAATCTTTGGTACGTATAACTCGCTTATAATGCAAATTTATACGCTATTAGTGGTCCTACCATATGCAAAGAATGCTTGTGCATTACTGAAAATTTTAATCTGTTATTTTTTATCAGGTACGCTTAATGGGCGGGGATATAGAGATTGTTGATAAAGATGCGTGCAAAAGAGGGACTTGCTTCAAGTTCAACACGTATTTTTCTGTATGTGAAACAGACCAGAGGATTAGCAGTGGAAGAGATCAATCTGACGATATTGAAAGTGTCGGTGGTCGCATGTCATCTGGTGAATCCTATTCAGCTCGAAGTCTGAACTTAATTATCAGCCCAAACACTGAAGGATCCCAAGTTGTGATCTTCATTAAAAATGAAGAAAGGCGGAAAGTTTGTAAGAAATTCTACGAAAGACAAGGACTCAAAGTGTTGGTCACGAGGAACATTGAAGAACTTTCGACTACTTTAAAGAAAATCAGGAACAAGGGAGTTCTTTCTTCAAGCCGTTCTTCCAAGAGGTCtgatgcacttcttcaagctataACTGTACCTCGCAATTCAAGTACAAGATCCAAAGAAGTGCCGTTGAGTTCTCTAGATGGAACTGATCAGGAGATTCCCCCCACGCATAGAAGGTCAACCACGAGAGGAAGTGTTGTTCCAAGCTTTATACTGATTGTGATTGATACGGATGGTGCACCATTCCGTGAGCTTAGCAGAGTTGTAGCAGAATTCAGGAAAAACATTGCTACAGGTTTTAACAGTGTCGTCTGGCTAGATAGACCTGGATCTAATAATATTCAGCTACAAGGCCTCAGTGAAGACAAACTTCCTGCAAGCGATATCATCATCTCCCAGCCTTTCCACGGATCACGTCTGTATCAAGTACTAAAGCTTCTTCCCGAGTTTGGGGGAGAGATGCCAGAGGCCACCCCAGCATCGATACATAGCGAGACACTAACCATCAGCTCGGAAACAACTACTGCCGTCAATGAAGCTAGTACTTCTGTATCTCAGACAAGGCCAGTTGCATCATCTTCTTTAGAAATTAAAGAAGCTGATAAACCATTGAGTGGGAAGAAAGTGCTGCTTGTAGAGGATGAGCCACTGCTTCAAAAAATTGCTACTACCATTCTTTCTATGCTTGGGGCAATTACTGAAGTATGCGCTAATGGGCAAGAGGCTGTGCTGACTGTCTGCGAAGCCCTTAATGGTCAAAGGGCATCTCATGTTTTGCCTTACGATTGCATTTTCATGGACTGCGAGGTACTTATTTGATGTCTTATTTATTATATCTTGTGGCTAATTATCGAATATTTAAAAAAACATTATGAAATTGCAGAATGTTGTTCTTAAGCAACATTACACATGACACACGCACATTTTCATCACACGTGCACAAAAACGATATGAACATACGTATTAACAATGATGTTAAATATTAATCAGATGCCAGTCATGAATGGAATCGAAGCAACCAGGCGCATCAGAGAAGAAGAGGCTAAATTCAAAGTGCACATACCCATTTTTGCTGTGAGTGCACACACAGATGGTGAAGAGATACGGCTAATGAAAGATGCGGGAGTGGATTACAACTTGTCCAAACCCTTGAATGTCGCAAGGATTGAAGAAGTTACCAAACTTTTTCTCGACAACTAAGAAAGTTATAGGGTAAGAACTTCATTCATGTATCTCCAGTGACTAAATATGTACCTGTAGTCATGTATGATTGATGAGGCTTTGTTGTACAGAGGATTCATTTACTTTTAAACATTACATGGGTTTTATATTTCTTAAGTTGAATTTAATCGACTTAATTTCAGTTTTTCAATGTATTCATCTCACATCATGTGTAAAAGATAAATTAGTTTATATTCTGTCCATGCTCAAAATCAATTTATGTATTCTGGTCTTTGAGCCAGACCCTTATTTATGATGAAGTTAAGTAATTAATCAGACTACTTAACATTAGATTGTTACCTTATGCATTGCCCTGCTATAAAAATTAAAGCAGCCTTATAGAGACAATGACAACCTGTAACTTGTAAGTTCCCTGTCATGCTATAACGAGTTTTTACCTGCAGAAGCTTGTAACATACATGCATGGAATCTAATTACACATGATTGTAGAAGACGTATGTGGAAGCTTTACAACTTTTAGATTATTCCTTTCAGAAGCTTCTTATGCTTAGTACCAGTGTGCTAAAGTCAATTATGTGGTTATAAACTTTCAGAATGTTCAGACGTAGTTCAAGTTTTCGTAGCttaattattatcataattgtaCTTATCTGAAAATTGATTAGGCATAAACTTCTGCTATAACCTTGTTATGTGAAGTTGAGACATATAATTTAAGTAATGTCAAAAAGTTTTTTGCCTGTCTTCCTGCCAACAGTGGAGGCCTTGGCAGGCTTTAGCTAGCATACGACCACTGCAAGAAAACAAGATTAAATACAACTGATTTAAATACGGACTAAGCAGGACGCTACTTCCTCCTACTGTATTATCATTAATAttgtttttgaaataaaaaagAGATTTCATTTGTAAAAGAACAAATGGGTAGCAATTCACCCATTTGCTTGACTTCCGGTATTTCTTTATATTCGGTAGAAAAACATTCTCACGATCGATAATTTGTAAGTCTGAGTATTACTCTGATAGGCTTGGTGGTTAGTTTTAATACTGATGCTTCTGGTTCGGATCACGATCTGTGTTCATCAAACGCCACTGAAAGTGAAAGTGAAAGCAAAAGCGATGACAGCAACAGCCAACAGGAAGGGGAGATGTTCAGAAAGAAACTATATATATGGGATTCCTTGTACAAACTCATTGATATCACCATGTTTACAAAATATCTCATTTTATTGCAAAGTTTCGAGCACTGTGTTTAGTTTAGATCATTAACAAACGATATCGGTGACATCCGTGATATGTAAAATGAGATATTTTGTAAACACAGTGCTCGGAGCTGGTCTTGAAAAAATCCTTGTAACGTTAATGTcatcttctttttttctttcaaaTCCCTCCTCTTTTCTTATATAGTTGTTCAAATAAGGATTTTGTAATTTTTTCAGAATCTCCGAAAGAAAAGAAAAAACCATAAAATATTTCAATGATAAGAATCTAAATTTTTTTATTGAAATATAATTAACTTGTCGAGAAAAGAAAGTCATTAATTCATTAATTGAAATGCGATATGATATTTAATAAGCTATCATTCTCTTTTTTTCTCTTACTTAAAACTAGGGTTGTTCTCGAACAAGCTCGAGTTCGGCTCGGTAACAGCTCGTTTGGCCTTTTAGAGACAATGACAGCCTGTAACTTGTAAGTTTCCTGTCGTGCTATAAGAAGTTTTTACCTGCAGAAGCTTGTAACATACATGCATGGAATCTAATTACACATGATTGTAGAAGACGTATGTGGAAGCTTTACAACTTTTAGATTATTCCTTTCAGAAGCTTCTTATGCTTAGTACCAGTGTGCTAAAGTCAATTATGTGGTAAAATAAGCATAAACTTATGCTATAACCTTGTTATGTGAAGTTGAGACATATAATTTAAGTAATGTCAAAAAGTTTTTTGCCTGTCTTCCTGCCAACAGTGGAGGCCTTGGCAGGCTTTAGCTAGCATACGACGGACTAAGCAGGACGCTACTTCCTCCTCCTGTATTATCATTAATAttgtttttgaaataaaaatgagATTTCATTTGTAAAAGAACAAATGGGTAGCAATTCACCCATTTGCTTGACTTCCAGTATTTCTTTATATTCGGTAGAAAAACATTCTCATTTTTCTCCTCCGCACACCCTATCTGGTACACATAATATCTAATCACCCCTATACTTACTTTAATACTCTTTTGGCCTGAATGAGCACAGGCTTTGCCTCCAGAAAGAGTGCCTCAGCGTTATTTTGATGAAGGACTCATCAATTCTCCTCAGAAATCCCGAGATCAGCAGATTTTTAATCAACTTTTTCACCTTACATGGGCTTGGTGGCATCACCGCTTTTTTAGAATACTTGAATCTGAATCTGAATCTGATCAGCAGATTTTGATCCAGATGCATCTAATTCCGATCTGAATCTGTGTTGATCAAACGCCACTGAAAGTGATAGTGAAAGCAATGACTGCAACAGCCAGCCTGAAGGGAAGTTAAGAAAGAAACTACATATATCTCCTGAAATTGGAATGAACTATCAGCATTGACTTTTTACTCTGATTATTATCGGATTCCTTGCAAATGAAACGATTGGTTATTAATTTAGCAAAAGATCGATAATTTGTAAGTCTGAGTATACTCTGATAGGCCTGGTTAGTTTTAATACTGATGCTTCTAGTTCTGATCACGATCTTAAGTTCCTACATTGCTTTGTCAAGTGGGCTTGAAAAATGTTGGAAACGTGTATGGACTTACAGTAAAACACAGACTATTCACTCAATAAGAACAAAGCTACAACTTTTATTTTTGATACAGCAGGATTACTGCCTTTGTTTTATCTATTTTCACTAAAGAGAGAACTTCTGCTTTTAATTTActtctgcaatatatatatatatatatatgcaatcTATTTTTACACATATTTCTGCCACCTGTATATATTAGATATATTTGCTAACTTAGCCTATAGGTATTAGAGGCACTGATGCACATATATATTAGACCCGCCTGGTTTTGTTGAGCTGCAGCTTTGATTTCCTTTAGCCCACCTTAATTCATGGATTCAACGCATGACCAGCTGCTTTCCTTATTTTCAAGATGATATTATCAAACTTCTCGCTGCCTCCTTGTTTTGTTTCATACTAGCCGTGCC from the Apium graveolens cultivar Ventura unplaced genomic scaffold, ASM990537v1 ctg8579, whole genome shotgun sequence genome contains:
- the LOC141705129 gene encoding LOW QUALITY PROTEIN: histidine kinase CKI1-like (The sequence of the model RefSeq protein was modified relative to this genomic sequence to represent the inferred CDS: inserted 1 base in 1 codon), with translation VAPLLFQAFSTIPYVSQVSXIGKDGLLFSYYNGANQQPVAVFLLAMPLEGPERSLHKHFRKQKDATAQVERKCIQKSTNYASASHDVRGSLAGIAGLIEIALIQVDRGSDLEANIMRMKTCSDDLLAILNNILDRSKLEAGKVPLDEEEFEVSKLIEDVTDLFHAVGIKKGVDVVLDLSDGSVNKFDHVKGDRKKLRQVLSNLLSNAVKFTSEGYVSVRAYARKPRSSSSRLNSTRKGPWSWLLWILGIEACTDYGTTVNSFQKNENCVEFIFEVDDTGVGIPKDKQETVFDNYAQIKETSAGKEGTGLGLGIVQSLVRLMGGDIEIVDKDACKRGTCFKFNTYFSVCETDQRISSGRDQSDDIESVGGRMSSGESYSARSLNLIISPNTEGSQVVIFIKNEERRKVCKKFYERQGLKVLVTRNIEELSTTLKKIRNKGVLSSSRSSKRSDALLQAITVPRNSSTRSKEVPLSSLDGTDQEIPPTHRRSTTRGSVVPSFILIVIDTDGAPFRELSRVVAEFRKNIATGFNSVVWLDRPGSNNIQLQGLSEDKLPASDIIISQPFHGSRLYQVLKLLPEFGGEMPEATPASIHSETLTISSETTTAVNEASTSVSQTRPVASSSLEIKEADKPLSGKKVLLVEDEPLLQKIATTILSMLGAITEVCANGQEAVLTVCEALNGQRASHVLPYDCIFMDCEMPVMNGIEATRRIREEEAKFKVHIPIFAVSAHTDGEEIRLMKDAGVDYNLSKPLNVARIEEVTKLFLDN